One Megachile rotundata isolate GNS110a chromosome 5, iyMegRotu1, whole genome shotgun sequence genomic region harbors:
- the Idh3a gene encoding isocitrate dehydrogenase [NAD] subunit alpha, mitochondrial yields the protein MAAHWMRNAVPKIGSVRFYSSKVHKCTLIPGDGIGPEISAAVQKIFDAAKVPIEWESVDVTPVKGPDGKFGIPQAAIDSVNRNKIGLKGPLMTPIGKGHRSLNLALRKEFNLYANVRPCRSLEGYKTLYDNVDVVTIRENTEGEYSGIEHEIVEGVVQSIKLITEEASRRVAEFAFQYAQNNNRKKVTAVHKANIMRMSDGLFLRCSREAAQKFPSIKFEERYLDTVCLNMVQDPSQYDVLVMPNLYGDILSDMCAGLVGGLGLTPSGNIGLNGALFESVHGTAPDIAGQDKANPTALLLSAVMMLKYMGLNQHAKIIENAAYDTIKEGKYLTGDLGGKAKCSEYTDEICKKVAAVAK from the exons ATGGCAGCTCACTGGATGCGAAATGCT GTCCCAAAAATCGGCTCTGTCCGCTTTTATAGTAGTAAAGTTCACAAATGTACACTTATTCCTGGAGACGGTATAGGACCAGAGATCTCTGCTGCTGTCCAGAAAATTTTTGATGCTGCCAAG GTACCGATAGAATGGGAATCTGTAGATGTCACACCGGTAAAAGGTCcagatggaaaatttggaatcccACAAGCTGCAATCGATTCAGTTAATAGGAATAAAATTGGTTTGAAAGGACCTTTAATGACTCCTATAGGCAAAGGACATAGGTCTTTAAATCTTGCCTTAAGGAA agaatttaatttatatgcAAATGTTCGACCCTGTCGTTCCTTAGAAGGTTACAAAACATTATATGACAATGTTGATGTTGTCACAATAAGAGAAAACACAGAGGGAGAGTATTCTGGTATAGAACACGAAATTGTAGAAGGTGTTGTACAGTCTATTAAGTTGATTACAGAAGAAGCTTCCAGACGAGTAGCAGAATTTGCTTTCCAATATGCTCAGAATAACAATAGAAAAAAG gTTACTGCTGTACATAAAGCAAATATTATGAGAATGTCAGATGGTTTATTCTTAAGGTGCTCTAGGGAAgctgcacaaaaatttccttctATTAAATTCGAAGAAAGGTATCTAGATACAGTATGTTTAAATATGGTGCAAGATCCCAGCCAATACGATGTACTTGTAATGCCTAACTTATACGGAGATATTTTATCTGACATGTGTGCTGGTCTGGTAGGAGGACTTGGCCTTACACCAAGTGGAAATATTGGTTTGAATGGTGCATTGTTTGAATCT GTGCACGGAACCGCTCCGGATATTGCAGGTCAAGATAAAGCAAACCCAACAGCCTTGCTACTATCTGCTGTGATGATGCTTAAATATATGGGATTGAACCAACAcgcaaaaattatcgaaaacgcTGCCTATGACACCATCAAGGAAGGCAAATATCTAACAGGAGATCTTGGAGGAAAAGCAAAATGTAGTGAATACACTgatgaaatttgcaaaaaggTTGCAGCAGTAGCGAAGTAG
- the LOC100883173 gene encoding uncharacterized protein LOC100883173, giving the protein MKRNETVLIVLAILVVAANGRVYYLPTLDENRYSGLTYPIPNEQSSRDLDLSFSAGDDEVDNKIRPVKRVYTVMAPEKPFVEVNKEELPITRYKLVEAPVKGLDNVIVVPESSRKSVKIDGNNKGEVILELRVIANHDTV; this is encoded by the exons ATGAAGAGGAACGAAACGGTTCTGATCGTCCTAGCGATTCTCGTGGTTGCTGCCAATGGACGAGTTTATTACTTGCCGACTTTGGATGAGAATCGATATTCAGGCTTAACTTATCCCATTCCGAACGAACAATCTTCGCGAGATTTGGATCTCAGCTTTTCTGCCGGGGACGACGAGGTTGATAACAAGATACGCCCTGTTAAAAGA GTGTACACAGTCATGGCGCCGGAAAAGCCGTTCGTCGAGGTGAACAAAGAGGAGTTACCAATCACGCGCTACAAATTAGTCGAAGCACCTGTTAAGGGATTGGACAATGTCATCGTTGTACCAGAGTCGAGCCGCAAATCGGTGAAAATCGATGGGAACAACAAGGGTGAAGTGATCTTGGAGCTTCGTGTTATCGCGAACCATGACACTGTTTGA